A stretch of the Bradyrhizobium sp. CCBAU 53351 genome encodes the following:
- a CDS encoding multidrug efflux RND transporter permease subunit — translation MTEGGISAPFIRYPIGTSLLMAGILFIGLVAYPLLPVAPLPQVDFPTIQITANLPGGSPETMASSVAQPLERQFAQIPGIAQMTSTSYLGTASVTIQFDLNRSIDGAANDVQAAINAASGQLPKNLPSPPTYRKVNPADSPILIMSATSDTLPLTTVSDSVDAQLAQQISQISGVAQVIIGGQQKPAIRIQIDPAKLVAKGLSLEDVRSQIAITTVDSPKGNIDGPNRAYTIYANDQLTHSKDWNDVIIAYRNGGPLRIRDIGQAVTGPEDAKQAAWANGKRGVFLVVFKQPGANVIETVDKIKAALPRLVAAIPPAIKIELMSDRTQTIRAAVEDVQFTLLLTIVLVVMVIFIFLRSFWATVIPTITVPLALLGACSLMWVAGYTLDNLSLMALTIAVGFVVDDAIVMLENISRYVEEGEAPMAAAYRGAKEIGFTIVSISISLVAVLIPLLLMGGIIGRLFREFAVVLAMTIFVSMVVSLTLTPMMASRFLRAHGEVKHGRFYQWSEGAFDAMLRGYEHVLDIALSWRRTTLAIFFATLALSVYLFVLIPKGFFPQQDNGLITSTSEASQDISFAAMKERQEALAKVVQADPGVASVAMAIGGSGRAGNNGGLFITLKPRNQRDASAQEIIARLRPQLDKVPGARLYMQASQDVRLGGRPTRTQFEFTLQDANLEELNEWAPKILAKMQTLPELRDVATDQQTQGTTVQLKINRDTASRYGIQPQLIDDTLYDAFGQRQVTQYFTQLNTYKVILEILPEMQGNLDSLNKLYLKSPLTGDQVPLSTFATWTTDPVRPLSISHQGQFPAITISFNLAQGVALGQATEAVQKAMADLGAPPTLNSSFQGTAQAFQQSLGTVPLLILAALVVVYLILGILYESYIHPITILSTLPSAGVGALAILMAAGFDFSLIALIGIILLIGIVKKNGIMMVDFAIAAERDEHKTPEESIRQAALLRFRPIMMTTMAALLGGVPLMLGHGTGAEIRQPLGYAMVGGLIVSQALTLFTTPVVYLYLDKLNNWFSTWGRSDDDEGDEATAHGTVKQAAE, via the coding sequence ATGACCGAGGGCGGGATTTCGGCACCTTTCATCCGTTATCCCATCGGCACCTCGCTGCTGATGGCCGGTATTCTCTTCATCGGTCTCGTCGCCTATCCCCTGCTTCCGGTCGCACCGCTGCCGCAGGTCGACTTCCCGACCATCCAGATCACTGCCAATCTGCCGGGCGGCAGCCCCGAGACGATGGCCTCGTCCGTGGCCCAGCCGCTGGAGCGCCAGTTCGCCCAGATCCCCGGCATCGCGCAGATGACCTCGACGAGCTATCTGGGCACCGCGTCGGTCACCATTCAGTTCGACCTCAATCGCAGCATCGACGGTGCCGCCAACGACGTTCAGGCAGCCATCAACGCGGCCTCCGGCCAGTTGCCGAAGAACCTGCCGTCGCCACCGACCTACCGCAAGGTCAATCCGGCGGACTCGCCGATCCTCATCATGTCCGCCACGTCGGACACCCTGCCGCTGACCACCGTGAGCGACTCCGTCGATGCGCAGCTGGCGCAGCAGATCAGCCAGATATCCGGCGTCGCGCAAGTCATCATCGGCGGCCAGCAGAAACCGGCGATCCGTATCCAGATCGATCCCGCCAAGCTCGTCGCCAAGGGCCTGTCGCTGGAGGACGTGCGCAGCCAGATCGCGATCACGACGGTCGATAGCCCCAAGGGCAACATTGACGGGCCCAACCGCGCCTACACGATCTACGCCAACGACCAGCTCACCCATTCCAAGGACTGGAACGACGTCATCATCGCCTACCGCAACGGCGGGCCGCTGCGCATCCGCGACATCGGGCAGGCCGTCACCGGCCCGGAAGATGCCAAGCAGGCGGCCTGGGCGAACGGCAAACGCGGCGTGTTCCTCGTCGTGTTCAAGCAGCCCGGTGCCAACGTCATCGAGACCGTAGACAAGATCAAGGCGGCCCTGCCACGCCTCGTTGCGGCGATCCCGCCGGCGATCAAGATCGAGCTGATGAGCGACCGAACCCAGACGATCCGGGCCGCGGTCGAAGACGTCCAGTTCACCCTGCTCCTGACCATCGTCCTTGTGGTCATGGTCATCTTCATCTTCCTGCGCAGCTTCTGGGCGACGGTCATTCCCACGATTACCGTCCCTCTGGCGCTGCTTGGCGCCTGCTCGCTGATGTGGGTGGCCGGCTATACCCTGGACAACCTCTCCCTGATGGCACTGACGATCGCGGTCGGCTTCGTGGTCGATGACGCCATCGTCATGCTCGAAAACATCTCCCGCTACGTCGAGGAAGGCGAAGCGCCGATGGCCGCCGCCTACAGGGGCGCGAAGGAAATCGGCTTCACGATCGTTTCCATCAGCATTTCGCTGGTCGCGGTGCTGATCCCGCTGCTGCTGATGGGCGGCATCATCGGCCGCCTGTTCCGCGAGTTCGCCGTCGTGCTGGCGATGACCATCTTCGTCTCGATGGTCGTCTCCCTGACGCTGACCCCGATGATGGCCTCGCGCTTCCTGCGCGCCCATGGCGAAGTCAAGCACGGCCGCTTCTATCAGTGGAGCGAAGGCGCCTTTGACGCGATGCTGCGCGGCTATGAGCATGTTCTCGACATCGCCCTGAGCTGGAGGCGCACCACGCTCGCCATCTTCTTTGCGACCCTCGCCCTGTCGGTCTATCTCTTCGTGCTGATCCCCAAGGGCTTCTTCCCGCAGCAGGACAACGGCCTGATCACCTCGACCTCCGAAGCCTCGCAGGACATTTCCTTCGCGGCCATGAAGGAGCGGCAAGAGGCGCTCGCCAAGGTCGTGCAGGCGGATCCAGGCGTCGCCAGCGTCGCCATGGCGATCGGCGGCAGCGGCAGGGCCGGCAACAACGGCGGCCTGTTCATCACGTTGAAACCGCGCAATCAGCGCGACGCTTCGGCGCAGGAGATCATCGCACGCCTCCGTCCCCAGCTCGACAAGGTGCCCGGCGCCCGCCTCTACATGCAGGCGTCGCAGGACGTCCGGCTCGGCGGCCGGCCGACGCGTACGCAGTTCGAATTCACGCTGCAGGACGCCAATCTGGAGGAGCTCAACGAATGGGCGCCCAAGATCCTCGCCAAGATGCAGACGCTGCCGGAGCTGCGCGACGTCGCGACCGACCAGCAGACGCAGGGCACCACCGTCCAGCTCAAGATCAACCGCGACACCGCCTCACGCTACGGCATCCAGCCGCAGCTGATCGACGACACGCTGTATGACGCCTTCGGACAGCGGCAGGTCACGCAGTATTTCACCCAGCTCAACACCTACAAGGTGATCCTGGAGATCCTGCCGGAGATGCAGGGCAATCTCGACAGCCTCAACAAGCTCTATCTCAAATCGCCGCTGACGGGCGATCAGGTCCCGCTGTCGACATTCGCGACCTGGACCACCGATCCGGTCCGCCCGCTCTCGATCAGCCATCAGGGCCAGTTCCCGGCGATCACGATCAGCTTCAACCTCGCGCAAGGCGTCGCGCTCGGCCAGGCAACCGAAGCCGTCCAGAAGGCGATGGCCGATCTCGGCGCGCCGCCGACGCTCAACTCGAGCTTCCAAGGCACCGCGCAGGCGTTCCAGCAATCGCTCGGCACCGTGCCGCTGCTGATCCTCGCCGCGCTCGTCGTCGTCTACCTGATCCTCGGCATTCTCTACGAGAGCTACATCCATCCGATCACGATTCTGTCGACGCTGCCCTCGGCCGGCGTCGGCGCGCTCGCGATCCTGATGGCGGCCGGCTTCGACTTCAGCCTGATTGCGCTGATCGGCATTATCCTTCTGATCGGCATCGTGAAGAAGAACGGCATCATGATGGTCGATTTTGCGATCGCCGCCGAACGCGACGAGCACAAGACGCCGGAGGAATCGATACGCCAGGCCGCGCTGCTGCGCTTTCGCCCGATCATGATGACGACGATGGCCGCCCTGCTTGGCGGCGTGCCTTTGATGCTCGGTCACGGCACCGGCGCCGAGATCCGCCAGCCGCTCGGCTACGCCATGGTCGGCGGCCTCATCGTCAGCCAGGCGCTGACGCTGTTCACGACGCCCGTCGTCTATCTCTATCTCGACAAGCTCAACAATTGGTTCTCCACCTGGGGCCGTTCGGACGACGACGAAGGCGACGAGGCGACCGCGCACGGCACCGTCAAGCAAGCGGCCGAGTAA
- a CDS encoding efflux RND transporter periplasmic adaptor subunit has product MKKSRPILWLLIIAAVASAGYYGWQKFGSGAGKTQTAQKGPPRPPAVPVSVAPVQKVDFPVYLTGLGTVQGFNTVQVRSRVDGQIDKLTFREGQIVQEGELLVSIDPRPYQATLDQAKAKKAQDEASLANANLELQRAMKLGEFATAQRVDTQRSTVAQLTAQIAADEAAIANAQTQLDYTQVKAPITGVAGLRQVDIGNIVNASTQTGIVTISQVEPISVIFTAPEDQLPYISEGQKSGALKVIAFSTDGKKTLAEGKLAVINNQVDTTSGTIRLKAVFDNKDHALWPGQSVSTRLLVRTLKDATVVPDDAVQHSTNGLYAYTVNQDNKAEVHKVKVSYAIDGHSVIEEGLSPGQQVIVGGQFKVQPGSLVSTAVASSDPAQSKVRRE; this is encoded by the coding sequence ATGAAAAAGTCCCGGCCGATCCTCTGGCTTCTGATCATCGCGGCCGTGGCCTCCGCGGGTTACTATGGTTGGCAGAAATTCGGATCTGGGGCCGGAAAAACCCAGACCGCCCAGAAGGGTCCACCCCGCCCGCCCGCCGTCCCTGTAAGCGTTGCGCCGGTCCAAAAGGTCGACTTCCCGGTCTACTTGACCGGTCTCGGCACGGTTCAGGGCTTCAACACCGTCCAGGTCCGCAGCCGGGTGGATGGCCAGATCGACAAACTCACCTTCAGGGAAGGCCAGATCGTCCAGGAGGGCGAGCTTCTGGTCTCGATCGACCCCCGTCCCTATCAGGCCACGCTCGACCAGGCCAAGGCCAAGAAGGCGCAGGATGAGGCCAGCCTCGCCAACGCCAATCTCGAACTTCAGCGCGCCATGAAGCTCGGCGAATTCGCGACCGCGCAGCGGGTCGACACCCAGCGCTCGACCGTCGCCCAGCTCACCGCCCAGATCGCCGCCGACGAAGCCGCGATCGCCAACGCCCAGACCCAGCTCGACTACACCCAGGTCAAGGCGCCGATCACCGGCGTCGCAGGCCTGCGCCAGGTCGACATCGGCAACATCGTCAACGCCTCGACGCAGACGGGCATCGTCACGATCTCGCAGGTCGAGCCGATTTCCGTGATCTTCACCGCGCCGGAAGACCAGCTTCCCTATATCAGCGAGGGCCAGAAGAGCGGCGCGCTCAAGGTCATCGCTTTCAGCACCGACGGCAAGAAGACACTGGCCGAGGGCAAGCTTGCGGTCATCAACAACCAGGTCGACACGACCAGCGGGACGATCCGGCTCAAGGCGGTGTTCGACAACAAGGACCACGCGCTGTGGCCGGGCCAATCGGTCTCGACGCGGCTTCTCGTGCGGACGCTGAAGGACGCGACCGTGGTTCCGGATGACGCGGTCCAGCATTCCACCAACGGCCTCTATGCCTATACGGTCAATCAGGACAACAAGGCCGAGGTGCACAAGGTCAAGGTCAGCTATGCCATCGACGGCCATTCGGTCATCGAAGAAGGCTTGAGCCCCGGTCAGCAGGTGATTGTCGGCGGTCAGTTCAAGGTCCAGCCCGGGAGCCTCGTCTCGACGGCGGTGGCGAGCTCGGATCCGGCCCAGAGCAAGGTACGACGGGAATGA